The following are encoded in a window of Gossypium raimondii isolate GPD5lz chromosome 13, ASM2569854v1, whole genome shotgun sequence genomic DNA:
- the LOC105773639 gene encoding probable CCR4-associated factor 1 homolog 7: MSGLPKGESVHIREVWNDNLEEEFALIREIVDTYNYVAMDTEFPGVVLRPVGTFKNINDYNYQTLKDNVDMLKLIQLGLTFSDENGNLPTCGTDSFCIWQFNFREFNLSEDIFASDSIELLRQCGIDFKKNNEKGIDVTRFGELLMSSGVVLNDDVHWVTFHSGYDFGYLLKLLTCRSLPDSQAGFFDLIKIYFPMVYDIKHMMKFCNSLHGGLNKLAELLEVERVGVCHQAGSDSLLTSCTFRKLRDNFFNGSTEKYAGVLYGLGVQNGQNTN; this comes from the coding sequence ATGTCGGGTTTGCCCAAGGGTGAATCGGTTCATATTCGGGAAGTTTGGAACGATAATCTAGAGGAAGAGTTTGCTTTGATCCGTGAAATTGTTGATACTTACAATTATGTGGCTATGGATACTGAGTTCCCGGGTGTGGTTCTACGCCCTGTGGGAACTTTCAAGAATATAAATGATTATAATTACCAAACTTTGAAAGATAATGTTGATATGTTGAAATTGATCCAATTGGGTCTCACTTTTTCGGATGAGAATGGGAACCTTCCCACTTGTGGAACTGATAGCTTTTGCATTTGGCAATTCAATTTCCGTGAGTTTAATTTAAGCGAAGATATCTTTGCTAGTGATTCAATCGAGTTACTGCGCCAGTGTGGGATTGATTTCAAGAAGAATAACGAGAAAGGTATTGACGTGACGCGGTTCGGTGAGCTTTTGATGTCGTCTGGGGTCGTGTTGAATGATGATGTCCATTGGGTCACCTTTCATAGTGGATACGACTTCGGGTACTTGCTTAAGCTTTTGACTTGCAGGAGTTTGCCTGATAGTCAAGCTGGGTTTTTTGATTTGATCAAGATATATTTCCCCATGGTATACGACATCAAGCACATGATGAAGTTTTGCAACAGCCTTCATGGTGGTTTGAACAAGCTCGCCGAGTTGTTGGAAGTGGAAAGAGTCGGTGTGTGCCATCAAGCTGGTTCCGATAGTTTGCTCACCTCATGCACCTTTAGGAAGTTGAGAGATAACTTTTTCAACGGCTCCACAGAGAAATATGCAGGTGTATTGTATGGCCTAGGTGTCCAGAATGGACAGAATACTAATTAG
- the LOC105774337 gene encoding cytochrome B5-like protein produces the protein MEIAIIALILAVLLGAFILVPRHGKLAHKNKVKSTVANSKASYSKTEVMLHNKRTDCWIIIKDKVYDVTSYVEEHPGGDAILAHAGDDSTEGFYGPQHATRVFDMIDDFYIGDLQK, from the exons ATGGAAATAGCAATTATTGCATTGATTTTGGCTGTCTTACTTGGAGCTTTTATTTTGGTACCCCGACATGGTAAATTAG CTCATAAGAACAAGGTTAAATCGACTGTTGCCAATTCTAAG GCATCCTATAGTAAAACAGAAGTTATGCTACATAATAAGAGGACAGATTGTTGGATTATCATTAAGGACAAG GTTTATGATGTTACCTCATATGTAGAGGAACACCCTGGTGGTGATGCCATCTTGGCACATGCCGGAGATGATTCAACCGAAGGGTTTTATGG GCCACAACACGCAACTCGGGTGTTTGACATGATCGATGACTTCTACATCGGAGATCTTCAGAAGTAA
- the LOC105773073 gene encoding CHD3-type chromatin-remodeling factor PICKLE isoform X1: MSSLVERLRIRSDRRPVYNLDESDDDADFVSGKSGKTEGNLEKIVRTDAKENSCQACGEGENLFSCATCTYAYHPKCLLPPLKAPLPDNWRCPECFSPLNDIDKILDCEMRPTVADDNDASKLGSKQIFVKQYLVKWKGLSYLHCTWVPEKEFVKAFKSNPRLRTKVNNFHRQVASNNSSEDDFVAIRPEWTTVDRILACRGDGDDEKEYLVKYKELPYDECYWEFESDISAFEPEIERFNKIQSRSRKSSASKQKSSLQDAVVSKKSKEFQPYEHSPEFLSGGSLHPYQLEGLNFLRFSWSKQTHVILADEMGLGKTIQSIAFLASLFEENIAPHLVVAPLSTLRNWEREFATWAPQMNVVMYVGTSQARAIIREYEFYHPKNHKKIKKKKSGQIVSESKQDRIKFDVLLTSYEMINLDTTSLKPIKWECMIVDEGHRLKNKDSKLFLSLKQYTTNHRTLLTGTPLQNNLDELFMLMHFLDAGKFGSLEEFQEQFKDISQEMQISRLHDMLAPHLLRRLKKDVMKQLPPKKELILRVDLSSKQKEYYKAILTRNYQILTRRGGAQISLINVVMELRKLCCHPYMLEGVEPDIEDANEAYKQLLESSGKLQLLDKMMVKLKEQGHRVLIYSQFQHMLDLLEDYCTYKKWQYERIDGKVGGAERQIRIDRFNAKNSSRFCFLLSTRAGGLGINLATADTVIIYDSDWNPHADLQAMARAHRLGQTNKVMIYRLITRRSIEERMMQMTKKKMVLEHLVVGRLKAQNINQEELDDIIRYGSKELFADENDEAGKSGQIHYDDAAIDRLLDREQADSEDASVDDEADDEILKAFKVANYEVIKESETVAEEETQNVAVENKDTTSNSERTSYWEELLRDRYEVHKVEEFNALGKGKRSRKQMVSVEDDDLAGLEDVSSDGEDFEAEVTDADTSAVNQPGRKPYRKRIRVDNTEPLPLMEGEGKSFRVLGFNQSQRAAFVQILMRFGVGDFDWKEFASRLKQKSHDEIKDYGTLFLTHIAEDITDSPTFSDGVPKEGLRIQDVLVRIAVLLLVSKKVKDASEKPGTRLFTDDIMMRYPTLKGGKFWKEEHDLLLLRAVLKHGYGRWQAIVDDKDLRIQEVICQELNLPIINLPIPGQAGSQVQNGANTTNIEPTGTQTQGNGSGNDVGGEVAQGVADAVNQARVYHDPSILYHFRDMQRRQVEYVKKRVLLLEKGLNAEYQKEFYGEMKTNEVASEQQENGKRVADMPNARTTETPSQDSECLPPIEVIASEEISAAACNNHADRLELPQHYNKICKILEDNVHEAVQSSLNLKKNLHTLEEICGDISRILSPAEQPVVSTAAGSQSCAARSISPPNQQPAIVTEIEMEDSQRESEPEKPAIVEVTDIDLTSSDPLKDSSKIEDQDSSLDPMEKAADSSQTQTTGNDVMMEETGKEYGARTQSEAISSENERESAEKSEAGVIVLDD, from the exons ATGAGTAGCTTGGTTGAGAGGCTTCGGATTAGATCAGATCGAAGGCCTGTTTACAATTTGGATGAATCAGATGACGATGCCGATTTTGTGTCTGGAAAATCTGGTAAAACTGAGGGGAATTTGGAAAAGATAGTCAGGACTGACGCG AAAGAGAACTCGTGCCAAGCCTGTGGAGAGGGTGAGAATCTCTTTAGTTGTGCAACATGTACTTATGCATACCATCCAAAGTGTTTACTTCCTCCATTAAAAGCTCCGCTTCCTGACAACTGGAGATGCCCTGAATGC TTTAGCCCTCTGAACGATATTGACAAGATATTGGATTGTGAAATGCGTCCTACTGTGGCTGATGATAATGATGCTTCCAAGCTGGGTTCAAAGCAAATATTTGTGAAACAGTATCTTGTGAAGTGGAAAGGATTATCATATTTGCATTGTACTTG GGTACCTGAGAAGGAATTTGTAAAAGCTTTCAAGTCCAATCCTCGTTTAAGGACTAAGGTGAACAATTTCCATCGACAAGTGGCATCAAACAATAGCTCTGAAGATGACTTTGTTGCCATTAGACCTGAGTGGACTACAGTTGATCGCATTCTTGCTTGCAG GGGAGATGGTGACGACGAGAAGGAGTACCTTGTCAAGTATAAAGAACTTCCCTATGATGAATGTTATTGGGAGTTTGAATCAGATATATCTGCATTTGAACCCGAAATTGagagatttaataaaattcaatccaGATCTCGTAAATCTTCTGCTAGTAAGCAAAAAAGCAGCCTTCAAGATGCTGTTGTGTCCAAGAAGTCAAAGGAATTTCAACCATATGAACATAGTCCTGAATTTCTTTCTGGAG GCTCGCTGCATCCTTACCAACTTGAAGGGTTGAACTTCTTGCGTTTTTCTTGGTCCAAACAAACACATGTAATTCTTGCTGATGAGATGGGCCTTG GTAAAACCATCCAGAGCATTGCATTTTTAGCATCACTTTTTGAAGAAAACATTGCTCCTCATTTGGTAGTAGCACCACTTTCAACACTACGGAACTGGGAAAGGGAGTTTGCTACATGGGCTCCCCAAATGAATGTT GTCATGTATGTTGGCACTTCCCAAGCTCGTGCAATTATAAGGGAATATGAATTTTATCATCCAAAAAATCATAAGAagatcaagaaaaagaaatctgGTCAAATTGTAAGTGAAAGCAAGCAAGATAGAATAAAATTTGATGTCCTGTTAACATCATATGAGATGATTAACTTGGACACAACATCATTGAAGCCAATAAAGTGGGAGTGCATG ATTGTTGATGAAGGTCATCGGCTCAAGAACAAGGATTCAAAGTTGTTTCTTTCACTGAAGCAGTATACCACTAACCACCGCACTCTTTTGACTGGAACGCCTCTTCAG AACAATCTGGATGAACTTTTCATGCTAATGCACTTCCTTGATGCTGGAAAG TTTGGAAGTTTAGAGGAGTTCCAGGAGCAATTTAAGGATATCAGTCAGGAGATGCAGATTTCAAGACTTCATGACATGTTGGCCCCACATCTCCTTAGAA GGCTGAAGAAGGATGTCATGAAGCAACTTCCTCCCAAGAAAGAACTTATTTTACGTGTTGATTTAAGTAGCAAGCAGAAAGAATATTACAAGGCGATTTTGACTCGTAACTATCAGATACTTACCCGACGTGGTGGTGCACAA ATATCTCTCATTAATGTGGTTATGGAGTTGCGAAAGCTATGTTGTCATCCCTATATGTTGGAAGGGGTAGAACCAGATATCGAAGATGCAAATGAAGCTTACAA ACAGCTCCTGGAATCCTCTGGGAAATTGCAACTGTTGGACAAGATGATGGTAAAGCTTAAAGAACAGGGTCATAGAGTTCTTATATATTCACAGTTCCAGCACATGTTGGACTTACTGGAGGATTACTGTACTTACAAG aaGTGGCAGTATGAACGTATAGATGGAAAGGTTGGTGGGGCTGAGAGGCAAATACGCATAGATCGGTTTAATGCCAAAAATTCTTCCCGGTTCTGTTTTTTGCTTTCCACTAGAGCTGGTGGCTTGGGTATAAATCTTGCAACTGCTGATACGGTTATCATATATGATAG TGATTGGAATCCCCATGCTGATTTACAAGCAATGGCTAGAGCTCATCGACTTGGACAAACAAACAAG GTGATGATTTATCGACTCATAACAAGAAGATCCATAGAAGAAAGGATGATGCAGATGACTAAGAAGAAGATGGTTTTGGAGCATCTTGTTGTTGGTAGGCTAAAAGCTCAAAATATTAATCAG GAAGAGTTGGATGATATCATCAGATATGGTTCAAAGGAACTATTTGCTGATGAGAATGATGAAGCAGGGAAGTCTGGTCAAATTCATTATGATGATGCTGCTATCGATAG ATTATTGGATCGTGAACAAGCTGACAGTGAAGATGCTTCAGTGGATGACGAAgcagatgatgaaattttgaagGCCTTCAAG GTAGCTAATTATGAAGTTATAAAGGAATCGGAAACTGTTGCAGAGGAAGAAACTCAAAATGTGGCTGTTGAAAATAAAGATACTACGAGCAATTCTGAAAGAACAAGTTACTGGGAGGAGTTGTTACGAGACAGATATGAAGTTCATAAAGTTGAGGAGTTTAATGCTTTGGGAAAAGGAAAGAGAAGCCGTAAGCAG ATGGTTTCTGTTGAAGATGATGACCTTGCTGGTTTGGAAGATGTAAGCTCTGATGGTGAGGACTTTGAAGCTGAAGTAACTGATGCTGATACTTCAGCTGTAAATCAACCTGGGAGGAAGCCTTACAGGAAGAGAATTCGTG TGGATAATACGGAGCCCCTCCCTCTAATGGAAGGTGAAGGAAAATCATTCAGGGTGCTCGGTTTCAATCAGAGTCAAAGGGCCGCATTTGTACAGATATTGATGAG GTTTGGGGTCGGGGATTTTGACTGGAAGGAGTTTGCATCTCGCTTAAAACAGAAGAGTCATGACGAAATAAAAGA TTATGGTACTCTTTTCCTGACGCATATTGCTGAAGATATAACCGATTCTCCGACATTTTCCG ATGGTGTTCCTAAAGAAGGTCTTAGAATTCAAGATGTCCTAGTTAGGATAGCTGTCCTGCTTTTAGTAAGTAAGAAG GTGAAGGATGCATCAGAAAAGCCTGGCACCCGGCTTTTTACTGATGATATTATGATGCGTTACCCAACACTAAAGGGCGGGAAATTTTGGAAAGAGGAACATGATTTGTTGTTACTGCGCGCGGTTTTAAA GCATGGATATGGAAGGTGGCAAGCTATTGTTGATGATAAAGACTTGAGGATTCAGGAGGTGATCTGTCAAGAGTTGAATCTTCCCATCATAAATCTTCCTATTCCTGGGCAAGCTGGTTCTCAGGTGCAAAATGGTGCTAATACAACCAATATAGAACCAACAGGAACCCAGACTCAGGGAAATGGCTCTGGTAATGACGTGGGAGGTGAGGTAGCCCAGGGAGTTGCTGATGCTGTGAACCAAGCGCGAGTATACCATGATCCTTCTATATTGTATCATTTTAGAGATATGCAGAGAAGGCAGGTTGAATATGTCAAGAAAAGGGTGCTTCTCTTGGAAAAGGGCCTCAATGCAGAGTATCAGAAAGAGTTTTAT GGTGAGATGAAAACAAATGAGGTGGCAAGTGAACAGCAAGAGAATGGAAAAAGGGTCGCAGACATGCCAAATGCAAGGACAACAGAGACCCCTTCACAAGATTCTGAATGCTTACCGCCAATAGAAGTAATTG CTTCAGAAGAAATTTCAGCAGCTGCTTGCAACAACCATGCAGATCGATTGGAACTGCCTCAGCATTACAATAAG ATTTGCAAGATATTGGAGGACAATGTTCATGAAGCAGTTCAGTCAAGCCTCAATCTAAAGAAGAACCTCCATACGTTGGAAGAAATTTGTGGGGACATATCTCGAATTCTTTCACCTGCAGAGCAGCCTGTAGTCAGTACTGCTGCAGGGTCACAGAGCTGTGCAGCAAGGTCCATTTCACCACCTAACCAACAGCCTGCCATTGTGACCGAAATCGAGATGGAGGACTCACAAAGAGAATCTGAGCCTGAGAAACCTGCTATCGTAGAAGTAACTGATATAGATTTAACCAGTTCTGATCCACTTAAAGACAGCAGCAAAATAGAGGATCAAGATTCGAGTTTGGATCCAATGGAAAAAGCAGCAGATTCATCTCAGACGCAGACTACTGGAAATGATGTGATGATGGAAGAAACAGGGAAAGAATACGGCGCCAGGACTCAATCCGAGGCTATATCTAGTGAAAATGAAAGGGAAAGTGCAGAGAAATCTGAAGCAGGGGTCATTGTTTtggatgattaa
- the LOC105773073 gene encoding CHD3-type chromatin-remodeling factor PICKLE isoform X2: MTLLPLDLSGLQLIAFLLAGEMVTTRRSTLSSIKNFPMMNVIGSLNQIYLHLNPKLRDLIKFNPDLVNLLLVSKKAAFKMLLCPRSQRNFNHMNIVLNFFLEHFHGVLGSLHPYQLEGLNFLRFSWSKQTHVILADEMGLGKTIQSIAFLASLFEENIAPHLVVAPLSTLRNWEREFATWAPQMNVVMYVGTSQARAIIREYEFYHPKNHKKIKKKKSGQIVSESKQDRIKFDVLLTSYEMINLDTTSLKPIKWECMIVDEGHRLKNKDSKLFLSLKQYTTNHRTLLTGTPLQNNLDELFMLMHFLDAGKFGSLEEFQEQFKDISQEMQISRLHDMLAPHLLRRLKKDVMKQLPPKKELILRVDLSSKQKEYYKAILTRNYQILTRRGGAQISLINVVMELRKLCCHPYMLEGVEPDIEDANEAYKQLLESSGKLQLLDKMMVKLKEQGHRVLIYSQFQHMLDLLEDYCTYKKWQYERIDGKVGGAERQIRIDRFNAKNSSRFCFLLSTRAGGLGINLATADTVIIYDSDWNPHADLQAMARAHRLGQTNKVMIYRLITRRSIEERMMQMTKKKMVLEHLVVGRLKAQNINQEELDDIIRYGSKELFADENDEAGKSGQIHYDDAAIDRLLDREQADSEDASVDDEADDEILKAFKVANYEVIKESETVAEEETQNVAVENKDTTSNSERTSYWEELLRDRYEVHKVEEFNALGKGKRSRKQMVSVEDDDLAGLEDVSSDGEDFEAEVTDADTSAVNQPGRKPYRKRIRVDNTEPLPLMEGEGKSFRVLGFNQSQRAAFVQILMRFGVGDFDWKEFASRLKQKSHDEIKDYGTLFLTHIAEDITDSPTFSDGVPKEGLRIQDVLVRIAVLLLVSKKVKDASEKPGTRLFTDDIMMRYPTLKGGKFWKEEHDLLLLRAVLKHGYGRWQAIVDDKDLRIQEVICQELNLPIINLPIPGQAGSQVQNGANTTNIEPTGTQTQGNGSGNDVGGEVAQGVADAVNQARVYHDPSILYHFRDMQRRQVEYVKKRVLLLEKGLNAEYQKEFYGEMKTNEVASEQQENGKRVADMPNARTTETPSQDSECLPPIEVIASEEISAAACNNHADRLELPQHYNKICKILEDNVHEAVQSSLNLKKNLHTLEEICGDISRILSPAEQPVVSTAAGSQSCAARSISPPNQQPAIVTEIEMEDSQRESEPEKPAIVEVTDIDLTSSDPLKDSSKIEDQDSSLDPMEKAADSSQTQTTGNDVMMEETGKEYGARTQSEAISSENERESAEKSEAGVIVLDD; the protein is encoded by the exons ATGACTTTGTTGCCATTAGACCTGAGTGGACTACAGTTGATCGCATTCTTGCTTGCAG GGGAGATGGTGACGACGAGAAGGAGTACCTTGTCAAGTATAAAGAACTTCCCTATGATGAATGTTATTGGGAGTTTGAATCAGATATATCTGCATTTGAACCCGAAATTGagagatttaataaaattcaatccaGATCTCGTAAATCTTCTGCTAGTAAGCAAAAAAGCAGCCTTCAAGATGCTGTTGTGTCCAAGAAGTCAAAGGAATTTCAACCATATGAACATAGTCCTGAATTTCTTTCTGGAG CATTTTCATGGAGTTCTAGGCTCGCTGCATCCTTACCAACTTGAAGGGTTGAACTTCTTGCGTTTTTCTTGGTCCAAACAAACACATGTAATTCTTGCTGATGAGATGGGCCTTG GTAAAACCATCCAGAGCATTGCATTTTTAGCATCACTTTTTGAAGAAAACATTGCTCCTCATTTGGTAGTAGCACCACTTTCAACACTACGGAACTGGGAAAGGGAGTTTGCTACATGGGCTCCCCAAATGAATGTT GTCATGTATGTTGGCACTTCCCAAGCTCGTGCAATTATAAGGGAATATGAATTTTATCATCCAAAAAATCATAAGAagatcaagaaaaagaaatctgGTCAAATTGTAAGTGAAAGCAAGCAAGATAGAATAAAATTTGATGTCCTGTTAACATCATATGAGATGATTAACTTGGACACAACATCATTGAAGCCAATAAAGTGGGAGTGCATG ATTGTTGATGAAGGTCATCGGCTCAAGAACAAGGATTCAAAGTTGTTTCTTTCACTGAAGCAGTATACCACTAACCACCGCACTCTTTTGACTGGAACGCCTCTTCAG AACAATCTGGATGAACTTTTCATGCTAATGCACTTCCTTGATGCTGGAAAG TTTGGAAGTTTAGAGGAGTTCCAGGAGCAATTTAAGGATATCAGTCAGGAGATGCAGATTTCAAGACTTCATGACATGTTGGCCCCACATCTCCTTAGAA GGCTGAAGAAGGATGTCATGAAGCAACTTCCTCCCAAGAAAGAACTTATTTTACGTGTTGATTTAAGTAGCAAGCAGAAAGAATATTACAAGGCGATTTTGACTCGTAACTATCAGATACTTACCCGACGTGGTGGTGCACAA ATATCTCTCATTAATGTGGTTATGGAGTTGCGAAAGCTATGTTGTCATCCCTATATGTTGGAAGGGGTAGAACCAGATATCGAAGATGCAAATGAAGCTTACAA ACAGCTCCTGGAATCCTCTGGGAAATTGCAACTGTTGGACAAGATGATGGTAAAGCTTAAAGAACAGGGTCATAGAGTTCTTATATATTCACAGTTCCAGCACATGTTGGACTTACTGGAGGATTACTGTACTTACAAG aaGTGGCAGTATGAACGTATAGATGGAAAGGTTGGTGGGGCTGAGAGGCAAATACGCATAGATCGGTTTAATGCCAAAAATTCTTCCCGGTTCTGTTTTTTGCTTTCCACTAGAGCTGGTGGCTTGGGTATAAATCTTGCAACTGCTGATACGGTTATCATATATGATAG TGATTGGAATCCCCATGCTGATTTACAAGCAATGGCTAGAGCTCATCGACTTGGACAAACAAACAAG GTGATGATTTATCGACTCATAACAAGAAGATCCATAGAAGAAAGGATGATGCAGATGACTAAGAAGAAGATGGTTTTGGAGCATCTTGTTGTTGGTAGGCTAAAAGCTCAAAATATTAATCAG GAAGAGTTGGATGATATCATCAGATATGGTTCAAAGGAACTATTTGCTGATGAGAATGATGAAGCAGGGAAGTCTGGTCAAATTCATTATGATGATGCTGCTATCGATAG ATTATTGGATCGTGAACAAGCTGACAGTGAAGATGCTTCAGTGGATGACGAAgcagatgatgaaattttgaagGCCTTCAAG GTAGCTAATTATGAAGTTATAAAGGAATCGGAAACTGTTGCAGAGGAAGAAACTCAAAATGTGGCTGTTGAAAATAAAGATACTACGAGCAATTCTGAAAGAACAAGTTACTGGGAGGAGTTGTTACGAGACAGATATGAAGTTCATAAAGTTGAGGAGTTTAATGCTTTGGGAAAAGGAAAGAGAAGCCGTAAGCAG ATGGTTTCTGTTGAAGATGATGACCTTGCTGGTTTGGAAGATGTAAGCTCTGATGGTGAGGACTTTGAAGCTGAAGTAACTGATGCTGATACTTCAGCTGTAAATCAACCTGGGAGGAAGCCTTACAGGAAGAGAATTCGTG TGGATAATACGGAGCCCCTCCCTCTAATGGAAGGTGAAGGAAAATCATTCAGGGTGCTCGGTTTCAATCAGAGTCAAAGGGCCGCATTTGTACAGATATTGATGAG GTTTGGGGTCGGGGATTTTGACTGGAAGGAGTTTGCATCTCGCTTAAAACAGAAGAGTCATGACGAAATAAAAGA TTATGGTACTCTTTTCCTGACGCATATTGCTGAAGATATAACCGATTCTCCGACATTTTCCG ATGGTGTTCCTAAAGAAGGTCTTAGAATTCAAGATGTCCTAGTTAGGATAGCTGTCCTGCTTTTAGTAAGTAAGAAG GTGAAGGATGCATCAGAAAAGCCTGGCACCCGGCTTTTTACTGATGATATTATGATGCGTTACCCAACACTAAAGGGCGGGAAATTTTGGAAAGAGGAACATGATTTGTTGTTACTGCGCGCGGTTTTAAA GCATGGATATGGAAGGTGGCAAGCTATTGTTGATGATAAAGACTTGAGGATTCAGGAGGTGATCTGTCAAGAGTTGAATCTTCCCATCATAAATCTTCCTATTCCTGGGCAAGCTGGTTCTCAGGTGCAAAATGGTGCTAATACAACCAATATAGAACCAACAGGAACCCAGACTCAGGGAAATGGCTCTGGTAATGACGTGGGAGGTGAGGTAGCCCAGGGAGTTGCTGATGCTGTGAACCAAGCGCGAGTATACCATGATCCTTCTATATTGTATCATTTTAGAGATATGCAGAGAAGGCAGGTTGAATATGTCAAGAAAAGGGTGCTTCTCTTGGAAAAGGGCCTCAATGCAGAGTATCAGAAAGAGTTTTAT GGTGAGATGAAAACAAATGAGGTGGCAAGTGAACAGCAAGAGAATGGAAAAAGGGTCGCAGACATGCCAAATGCAAGGACAACAGAGACCCCTTCACAAGATTCTGAATGCTTACCGCCAATAGAAGTAATTG CTTCAGAAGAAATTTCAGCAGCTGCTTGCAACAACCATGCAGATCGATTGGAACTGCCTCAGCATTACAATAAG ATTTGCAAGATATTGGAGGACAATGTTCATGAAGCAGTTCAGTCAAGCCTCAATCTAAAGAAGAACCTCCATACGTTGGAAGAAATTTGTGGGGACATATCTCGAATTCTTTCACCTGCAGAGCAGCCTGTAGTCAGTACTGCTGCAGGGTCACAGAGCTGTGCAGCAAGGTCCATTTCACCACCTAACCAACAGCCTGCCATTGTGACCGAAATCGAGATGGAGGACTCACAAAGAGAATCTGAGCCTGAGAAACCTGCTATCGTAGAAGTAACTGATATAGATTTAACCAGTTCTGATCCACTTAAAGACAGCAGCAAAATAGAGGATCAAGATTCGAGTTTGGATCCAATGGAAAAAGCAGCAGATTCATCTCAGACGCAGACTACTGGAAATGATGTGATGATGGAAGAAACAGGGAAAGAATACGGCGCCAGGACTCAATCCGAGGCTATATCTAGTGAAAATGAAAGGGAAAGTGCAGAGAAATCTGAAGCAGGGGTCATTGTTTtggatgattaa